One genomic region from Henningerozyma blattae CBS 6284 chromosome 2, complete genome encodes:
- the STE13 gene encoding Ste13p (similar to Saccharomyces cerevisiae STE13 (YOR219C); ancestral locus Anc_8.638) produces the protein MSNSTRSHKRKNSHLFLQRTNSDSYLASEYNNMDSNYDNLQSSISETLMPLEDNLNDTSIYNNANNNNANATNNNTNNRNKFPAEQFDIEEQRDALADQSLWSFFKPRKSDAMRRRSSLPIVILSFFCFLLIAIILLFRESKLIHDKNHFDISTRNFGIETVLDGDFLPSFKPFHFITHPHSFALSQDEDPGLYWTLNDDSTRFVARQLFDESFEKDLTLGTAGFKYNDILHNIHAIEINYDLNKILLGSDLEVQFRHSTTGYYWLKYLNTNEIEPITPLENQIVKLSYAKFSPRYNFIYFVYENNLYLKNINNANSKVIQLTNDGSLDILNGKPDWVYEEEVLAKDSAFWWSSDESNFVFAKFNDSKVGKYSIPKYTSDDDKLYSTQKVINYPKPGTANPLVSMYLYNFQQGVMFDINLMDDTLGVDYILYDVIWIDSNHVMFKLTDRTSKIMEIKIFNVELNKFILTNSFNSSSYNGWFEKQKVTLPIPSNIEKYRMDSGYINIEVDMDSGFNHLFYYPKVNSVEKIQLTKGDWEISGSKGIVGYEFDTDTIFFMSNRINSLSQQLYSVRINDPLNVNLLQDPKNGENYYHFTFSQSGRFAMMEYAGPSVPTRYAGYLTDLVSPDIDQNKHIINLTKNHELSESLSKFDLPITSFKTIRIPDSHLDINVVEIKPRNMNPKKKYPILVNVYGGPGSQTFSTKFNIFMENAVTSGLDAIVLQIEPRGTGGKGWPFKTWAKEKIGYWEPRDITEITRKFIKENSPYIDEERVAIWGWSYGGFATLKTIEYDEGKTFKYAMAVAPVTNWATYDSIYTERYMNKPIDNPSGYIEISKINNFAAFGKLERFLIMHGTADDNVHIQNTFKFLDEMDIHDIRNYDTHIFPDSDHSISHHNAQDIVYQKLYYWLENAFTKKFDTLSY, from the coding sequence ATGTCGAATTCTACAAGGTCTCATAAGAGAAAGAATAGTCATCTCTTTCTTCAGAGAACGAATTCTGATTCATACTTGGCTTCTGAATATAATAACATGGATTCGAATTATGATAATTTACAATCGTCAATCAGCGAGACTCTTATGCCCTTGGAAGacaatttaaatgataccagtatatataacaatgcgaataataataatgctaatgctactaataataatactaataatcGGAACAAATTCCCTGCAGAGCAATTCGATATAGAAGAACAAAGGGATGCCTTGGCTGATCAATCTCTTTGGAGTTTTTTCAAGCCAAGGAAATCGGATGCCATGAGACGTAGATCATCGTTACCGATCGTTATCTTATCTTTCTTTTGCTTTCTTCTTATAGcgattatattattattcagagaatcaaaattaatacatGATAAAAACCACTTTGATATCTCAACAAGAAATTTTGGCATTGAAACAGTATTAGATGGAGATTTTTTACCTTCTTTTAAACCTTTCCATTTCATTACTCATCCACATTCTTTTGCATTATCTCAAGATGAAGATCCAGGGCTATATTGGACCTTAAATGATGATAGTACACGATTTGTGGCAAGACAATTGTTTGATGAATCgtttgaaaaagatttaacCTTGGGGACTGCTggtttcaaatataatgatATCCTACATAACATTCATGCTATTGAGATAAATTATGATTTGAATAAGATATTATTGGGGTCTGATCTAGAAGTTCAATTCAGACATTCCACAACAGGCTATTATTggttaaaatatttaaacacAAATGAAATAGAGCCTATTACACCTCTAGAAAATCAAATTGTTAAATTATCTTATGCAAAATTCTCACCAAGATAtaatttcatatattttgtttatgaaaataatttatatttgaaaaatattaacaatGCAAATTCAAAAGTTATTCAATTGACAAATGATGGTTCTTTAGATATCCTTAATGGTAAACCAGATTGGGTTtatgaagaagaagttcTTGCTAAGGACTCTGCATTTTGGTGGTCATCAGATGAATCTAATTTTGTCTTTgctaaatttaatgattcaaaaGTTGGTAAATATTCCATTCCCAAATATACTtcagatgatgataaattatattctaCTCAAAAAGTCATCAATTATCCAAAACCAGGTACAGCAAATCCATTAGTCTCAatgtatttatataatttccAACAAGGTGTTATGTTTGACATTAATTTGATGGATGATACATTAGGGGTTGATTACATCTTATATGATGTGATTTGGATAGATAGCAATCATGTTATGTTTAAGTTGACTGATAGAACTTCTAAAATCatggaaattaaaatttttaatgttgaattgaataaatttatattaacaaactcatttaattcatcatcatataATGGTTGgtttgaaaaacaaaaagttACTTTACCTATCCCTtctaatattgaaaaatatagaatgGATTCAggttatattaatatagaAGTAGATATGGATTCCGGGTTTAATcacttattttattatccaAAGGTAAACTCAGTTGAAAAGATTCAATTGACTAAAGGTGATTGGGAAATCTCGGGTTCTAAAGGGATAGTAGGATATGAATTCGATACtgatacaatttttttcatgtCCAATAGGATAAATTCTCTTTcacaacaattatatagTGTTCGAATTAATGATCCTTTGAATGTCAATCTATTACAAGACCCCAAAAATGgtgaaaattattatcatttcaCTTTCAGTCAAAGTGGTAGATTTGCTATGATGGAATATGCTGGTCCTAGTGTTCCAACTAGATACGCTGGATATTTAACAGATTTAGTGTCGCCAGATATCGATCAAAATAAAcatattatcaatttaaCTAAAAATCATGAATTATCAGAAAGTTTAAGTAAATTCGATTTACCTATCACTTCATTCAAGACTATTCGTATACCTGATTCTCATCTAGATATTAATGTGGTGGAAATTAAACCACGTAATATGAatccaaagaaaaaataccCCATCTTAGTAAATGTCTATGGTGGTCCAGGATCTCAAACATTTTCCactaaatttaatatctttatgGAAAATGCTGTGACTTCTGGTCTTGATGCTATAGTGTTACAAATTGAACCAAGAGGTACAGGAGGTAAAGGTTGGCCCTTTAAAACTTGggcaaaagaaaaaattggtTATTGGGAGCCAAGAGATATTACTGAGATTACTAGAAAATTCATCAAAGAAAATTCTCCCTATATAGATGAAGAAAGAGTGGCCATTTGGGGATGGTCTTATGGTGGATTTGCAACTTTAAAGACTATTGAATATGATGAAGgtaaaacttttaaatatgCAATGGCAGTAGCACCAGTAACAAATTGGGCAACTTATGATTCAATTTATACCGAAAGATATATGAATAAACCGATAGATAATCCTTCAGgttatattgaaatttcaaaaataaataattttgcaGCATTTGGTAAACTAGAACGATTCTTAATTATGCACGGTACAGCTGACGATAATGTTCATATTCAAAAcacttttaaatttttagatgAGATGGATATTCATgatattagaaattatGATACACACATTTTCCCAGATTCAGATCATTCTATTTCTCATCATAATGCACAAGACATTGTATaccaaaaattatattattggCTAGAAAATGCATTTACAAAGAAGTTTGATACATTATCTTATTGA
- the TBLA0B04050 gene encoding uncharacterized protein (similar to Saccharomyces cerevisiae SPO19 (YPL130W) and YOR214C; ancestral locus Anc_8.634), with protein MKFKTLIILSLTFIQYSTCRKNKNSKQKNEELQIMGDSITNDLDSMFLHMDISNLNIQSVEQILELLKQEEILNENGSLESMEWNEEKANGIKLLLGNIFTEKGGRLKSIEGAERFPELQTVMQKYASLQDFGDPFGTVYGTEFTTPYGNPCLTPEDLPCNSEEEFHKSGETELDKKSAPKVIQTKKIKTAKHKPKVTNITKTYGQADILARPKVEKEEPETKIITEEKLNSAINLQPTGLFFILSFSIIFLILNI; from the coding sequence atgaaatttaaaactttgattattttatcactaacatttattcaatattcaACATGTCgtaaaaataagaattcaaaacagaaaaatgaagaacttcaaataatggGTGATTCTATAACGAATGATTTGGATTCCATGTTTTTACATATGGATATtagtaatttaaatattcaaagtGTTGAACAAAtcttagaattattaaagcaAGAAGAAATACTGAATGAAAATGGTTCTTTAGAAAGTATGGAATGGAATGAAGAGAAAGCTAACggaatcaaattattacttgGAAACATTTTTACTGAAAAAGGGGGCAGATTAAAATCTATCGAAGGGGCAGAAAGGTTTCCCGAACTTCAAACTGTCATGCAAAAATATGCGTCACTACAAGATTTTGGAGATCCTTTTGGTACGGTATACGGTACTGAATTTACAACTCCATATGGAAATCCATGTTTGACCCCTGAAGATTTACCGTGCAATAGTGAAGAAGAGTTCCACAAATCTGGTGAAACTGAATTGGATAAGAAATCTGCTCCAAAAGTTATTCAAActaaaaagattaaaacTGCTAAACATAAACCTAAAGTCACAAATATTACTAAAACTTATGGCCAAGCAGACATCCTAGCTAGACCAAAAGTCGAAAAAGAAGAACcagaaacaaaaattatcactgaagaaaaattgaactCTGCTATTAATCTCCAACCTACaggtttattttttattttaagcTTTagcattatatttttaatccTTAATATCTAA
- the SAS5 gene encoding Sas5p (similar to Saccharomyces cerevisiae TAF14 (YPL129W); ancestral locus Anc_8.633), which produces MVASVKRTLRIKTQQHILPDLPPVENFPMRQWSIELALLDEAGKEVPATIFDKVIYHLHPTFANPNRTFKEPPFKIEEQGWGGFPLDISVHFLEKAGERKVTHDLNFLQDSYEVDHVIQVPLNKPTLTTELAKSGSVEEPVATTKRKTAASTAEPKVKKAKTSSTSTIKGNVDLEKLAFGLTKLNEDDLVGVVQMVTDNRTPEMNVTNNVEEGEFIIDLYSLPEGLLKSLWEYVKKNTD; this is translated from the exons ATGGTTGCC tcTGTCAAAAGAACTTTAAGAATTAAAACCCAACAACATATTCTACCAGATTTACCTCCAGTAGAAAACTTCCCAATGCGTCAATGGAGTATTGAATTGGCTTTATTAGATGAAGCTGGTAAAGAGGTACCTGCTActatatttgataaagttATCTACCATTTGCATCCAACTTTTGCCAATCCAAATAGAACTTTCAAAGAACCCccatttaaaattgaagaacAAGGTTGGGGTGGATTTCCATTAGATATCAGTGTGCACTTTTTAGAAAAAGCAGGTGAAAGAAAAGTTACCcatgatttaaattttctccAAGATTCTTATGAAGTCGATCATGTTATTCAAGTCCCATTAAATAAACCAACTCTAACTACTGAACTAGCAAAAAGTGGATCAGTTGAAGAACCAGTCGCCACTACAAAACGTAAAACCGCTGCATCCACTGCAGAACctaaagttaaaaaagCGAAAACTTCCAGTACTTCAACAATTAAAGGTAATGTGGatcttgaaaaattagCTTTTGGTCTCACAAAActtaatgaagatgatcTTGTTGGTGTTGTACAGATGGTTACTGATAATAGAACTCCAGAGATGAACGTTACTAATAACGTTGAAGAAGGTGAATTCATAATTGATTTGTATAGTCTTCCAGAAGGTTTGCTGAAGAGTTTATGGGAATATGTTAAGAAGAACACTGATTAA
- the STE4 gene encoding G protein subunit beta (similar to Saccharomyces cerevisiae STE4 (YOR212W); ancestral locus Anc_8.631) translates to MSIQSPTSEFSQVMEQQQAGGMPDITILENDIQQKIELARQETKYLYSQIDKVKSKAHDANLLDMAKSVPSLKKNSINLSTTLTLKGHNNKISDFRWTRDSKSILSASQDGFMLIWDTTTGLKQNAIPLDSQWVLSCAISPSGKLVASAGLNNNCTIYRVSKENRVQQSVVSIFKGHTCYISDVDFFDNSRVITTSGDMTCALWDIPKAKRVTEYANHLGDVLAMSLPPHNTENSSNLFASCGSDGYAYIWDIRSPAAVQNFFVSDSDVNAIKYFNDGNSIVTGSDDGIIHMFDLRADCEIANYMLNKEGRQEKEPTYSSVSTSYSPKPMKSPHSLSSMYLDSPGLLSLDFSKSGRLMYACYTDIGCLIWDTLKAEVVGRLDGHSNRVSGVHSSPDGLAVCTGSWDATMKIWTPSTM, encoded by the coding sequence ATGAGCATACAATCACCGACTTCTGAATTCTCACAAGTTATGGAACAACAGCAGGCTGGTGGTATGCCAGATATTACTATCCTAGAGAATGATATTCAACAAAAGATTGAATTAGCAAGACAggaaacaaaatatttgtatagCCAAATTGATAAAGTAAAAAGTAAAGCACATGATGCAAATCTTCTCGATATGGCTAAAAGTGTGCcatcattgaaaaaaaatagtataaATTTAAGTACAACCTTGACATTAAAGGgccataataataaaatatcagaTTTTAGATGGACTAGGGATTCTAAATCTATTCTTAGTGCGAGTCAAGATGGGTTTATGCTTATTTGGGATACAACTACTGGTTTAAAGCAAAATGCCATTCCATTAGATTCTCAGTGGGTATTATCTTGTGCTATTTCTCCAAGTGGGAAGCTAGTAGCAAGCGCAggtttaaataataattgtacAATTTACAGAGTCTCCAAAGAAAACAGAGTTCAGCAAAGTGTTGTCTCGATATTTAAAGGACATACATGCTATATATCGGATGTggatttttttgataacTCAAGAGTCATAACAACAAGTGGTGATATGACGTGCGCCTTATGGGATATCCCTAAGGCTAAAAGAGTAACAGAATATGCAAACCATCTTGGTGATGTCCTAGCAATGTCGTTACCACCACATAACACTGAAAATAgttcaaatttatttgcAAGTTGTGGTTCAGATGGTTATGCGTATATATGGGATATAAGATCTCCAGCAGCAGTGCAAAATTTCTTTGTTAGTGATAGTGATGTTAAtgcaattaaatattttaacgATGGTAATTCTATAGTGACAGGAAGTGATGATGGTATAATACATATGTTTGACTTGAGAGCTGATTGCGAAATTGCAAATTATATGCTGAATAAGGAAGGCAGACAAGAAAAGGAGCCTACCTATAGTTCCGTATCAACTTCATATAGCCCGAAGCCTATGAAATCTCCACATTCTTTAAGTTCGATGTATCTAGATAGCCCAGGGctattatcattagatTTTAGTAAATCTGGTAGACTTATGTATGCATGTTACACCGATATTGGTTGCTTAATTTGGGATACTCTTAAAGCAGAAGTTGTTGGTCGTCTGGATGGACACTCAAATAGAGTATCCGGAGTTCATTCAAGCCCAGATGGTCTTGCTGTTTGTACTGGTTCTTGGGATGCTACAATGAAGATTTGGACTCCATCAACTATGtag
- the TBLA0B04080 gene encoding telomere repeat binding factor family protein (similar to Saccharomyces cerevisiae TBF1 (YPL128C); ancestral locus Anc_8.630), which yields MNQIKKLDDKPISKKFDSILPYLPKKARLNVKTICLLDLLSTQILRFLLLNYHDISNIAILLDPKYSYLDSSEDGTPKIIEPDTKLFHHLIQIFKDSLLLYKSDISIPLTVSDIVPGIWLDIQFPPYLLKGHSTFIITTIRKVNIVSYLLTLLNFFPFGFEYLQKNFLKIFCPSTLEIDEDTLYDNILCASDHSGKLLKTQAVLFLDLKTHAYISIITQEIAQKNSSITKDPISLVNLIPDDIKFKYLDIIFPENMANVLFTKQSTLTTSQFNDITSAEQDFIDRSSRRKENLLQVTDLNQLLMEYNWEQYMKGLLEYCNKHLGLLVWGRKGRLKSPLFHDTLDNKGSIQEREDTSKLNFPKISSKKSNIELSKNLKNEGNSKIIKKRPIKDQISELSIPETLLSDPELDNGKGFPDHSLKIASNKELIIKSITPDPIVVKEIQNMQNAMLNKPSKKPTSKRIWLKEEEAALVSGLKAVGPSWSKILDLYGPGGRYNEALKNRTQVQLKDKARNWKLYYLKNKIELPEYLLKVTGNISKANKIKKKKGI from the coding sequence ATgaatcaaattaaaaaattagatgataAACCAATCTccaaaaaatttgattcaaTTCTACCATACTTACCAAAAAAAGCAAGATTAAATGTCAAAACTATCTGTCTTTTAGATCTTTTATCAACTCAAATATTAAGATTCCTccttttaaattatcatgATATCTCTAATATTGCCATTCTATTAGACccaaaatattcatatttggATTCTTCAGAAGATGGAACTCCAAAAATTATAGAACCTGACACTAAATtgtttcatcatttaattcaaatctttaaagATTCTTTACTTTTATACAAATCAGATATAAGCATCCCATTAACTGTTTCAGATATTGTTCCAGGAATTTGGTTAGATATTCAATTCCCTccttatttattaaaaggtCATTCCACCTTTATTATAACAACAATTAGAAAAGTTAATATTGTAAGTTATTTATTAActctattaaattttttcccatttggatttgaatacttacaaaaaaatttcttaaaaatattttgtccATCAACTCttgaaattgatgaagataCTTTATATGATAATATCTTATGTGCATCAGATCATTCaggaaaattattaaagactCAAGcggttttatttttagatctAAAAACACATGCatatatatcaataataacacAAGAAATTGCCCAAAAAAATTCCTCCATAACAAAAGATCCGATTAGTTTAGTAAATTTAATTCCggatgatattaaatttaaatatttagatatcATCTTTCCTGAAAATATGGCTAATGTTCTATTTACAAAACAAAGTACCTTAACCACATCTCAATTTAATGACATAACTTCGGCTGAACAAGATTTTATTGATCGTTCTTCTCgtagaaaagaaaatttattacaagTAACTGATttgaatcaattattaatggaATATAATTGGGAACAATATATGAAAGGTCTATTAGAATATTGTAATAAGCACCTTGGTTTATTAGTGTGGGGTAGAAAAGGTAGATTGAAATCACCTTTATTCCATGACACGTTGGATAATAAAGGATCAATCCAAGAAAGGGAGGATACaagtaaattaaattttccaaaaatatcatcaaaaaagtctaatattgaattgtccaaaaatcttaaaaatgagggaaattctaaaataatCAAGAAACGGCCAATTAAAGATCAAATCTCAGAATTAAGCATACCAGAAACATTATTATCTGACCCAGAGCTCGATAATGGGAAAGGGTTTCCAGATCATTCTCTTAAAATTGCTTCGAATAAGgaattaattataaaatcCATTACACCAGATCCTATCGTAGTAAAGGAAATCCAAAATATGCAAAATGCCATGTTAAATAAACCGTCTAAGAAACCAACGTCTAAAAGAATATGGCTTAAGGAAGAAGAAGCAGCTTTAGTCTCTGGTTTAAAAGCTGTGGGTCCTTCTTGGTCAAAGATCTTGGATCTATATGGTCCTGGTGGTAGATATAATGAGgctttgaaaaatagaaCTCAAgttcaattaaaagataaagCTAGGAACTGGAAATTATATTacttgaaaaataaaattgagtTACCTGAATATCTGTTAAAAGTAACGGGGAATATATCGAAGGCAAacaagattaaaaaaaagaagggCATATAA
- the HHO1 gene encoding histone H1 (similar to Saccharomyces cerevisiae HHO1 (YPL127C); ancestral locus Anc_8.629) gives MPPKKATTSTATKPKPAKTEYSANANPKKKEDHQKSYKELITEALISLKETRKGSSRQSLKKYIKENYPKIGSAPNFDVYFNNAVKKGVETEDFMQPKGPSGPLKLAKKEPSPSSTPKKEATSTTTTSIVTTPVESKLKVKATKAVTDKKVSKKSSSSSSTTASTTTSSDKKITKKSTSIAASKEKSKSKSQKPKSKPSSSSSSSTPTYKDMIIKAIQSTNNGKGSSRTALKKYIKDNYSNVSSTHFDNLFNSAVRKGVESGVLAQPKGPSGVIKIQKKTAKVSAK, from the coding sequence ATGCCTCCAAAGAAAGCTACAACTTCCACAGCCACCAAGCCAAAGCCAGCCAAGACTGAATATTCAGCTAATGCCAATCCAAAGAAGAAGGAAGACCACCAGAAGTCATACAAAGAATTGATCACTGAAGCTTTAATCTCTTTGAAGGAAACAAGAAAGGGGTCAAGTCGTCAgtctttgaaaaaatatataaaggAAAATTACCCCAAGATCGGTTCTGCTCCAAATTTTGAtgtttatttcaataatgcAGTTAAAAAGGGTGTCGAAACTGAGGATTTCATGCAACCAAAAGGTCCTTCTGGTCCATTAAAATTAGCCAAAAAGGAGCCTTCCCCATCATCTACCCCAAAGAAGGAAGCCACCTCCACCACTACTACTTCAATAGTCACTACTCCTGTAGAATCTAAATTGAAAGTTAAAGCTACTAAAGCAGTCACTGATAAGAAAGTTAGtaaaaaatcatcatcttcatcatcaaccACTGCATCTACAACTACTTCAAgtgataaaaaaatcacAAAGAAATCTACATCTATTGCTGcatcaaaagaaaaatcaaaatcaaaatcacAAAAGCCTAAATCAAAGccttcatcttcttcatctagTTCTACTCCAACTTATAAAGATATGATCATTAAAGCTATCCAATCAACAAATAATGGTAAAGGTTCAAGCCGTACTgctttaaagaaatatattaaagataattaCTCAAATGTGAGTAGTACTCATTTCGATAACTTATTCAATTCTGCAGTAAGAAAAGGTGTTGAGTCAGGTGTATTAGCACAACCAAAGGGTCCTTCTGGAGTTATTAAGattcaaaagaaaactGCTAAAGTCTCGGCAAAATAA